GGCGTCAGGCCCGCGCCATCCTCGCCGCAATGAGGTTCACCGCCAGCCCGAGCGTCATGGCGACGCCGCCTACGACGAACAGCAGCGAGTAGTTGCCGGACGTCGCGGCGAAGAGGAACGACAGCCCGTAGGCAGCACCTGCCTGAAAGGTGGCGAAGCTGGTCGTCGCGGTACTCCAGGCACCTTTTTGCGCGGCGGGATGATGAACGAGGAGTTCGTTCACACGGCCGAGGACGAGCGGCACGATGCCCGGCGTGAACGCTCCCATCACCATGCTGGAGACGATCAGGGCGGGTAGCCCGAGACCGAGCACCGGCAGGATCACGGCAAACATCTGCGCGACGTACGCGACCCGCAAGGCGCGTGCAAAGCCAATACGATCGGCGAGGTGTCCGACGAAGAGCGGGCCGACGATGGCCCCCAGTCCGTACAGCACCCAGTAATTGGCGCCTGCGTCGAGGCCTTTGCCCAGACCGCGCGCAACGTAATCGACCAGGAAGATCATGTGCGGGACCAGTGCCACGGCGTTCAGCGCGTACTCGATATAGAGCGAGCGCAACGTGATGGGCGCGGCAGGGCGGTGCCTCGGATGCGCGGCCGTCGCGGCTGTCGCTGGCGCATTCGCAGGCCAGCCGCGCCATGCCACGACGGTCAGGACTAGCGACAACACGCCGAGTCCGATCCAGGTTTGCGCGAGGCCCTGACGCAGCAACAGCGGCACGAGCGTGCCCGATGCCGCGATCCCCAATCCAAGGCCCGCGAAGATCGCGCCGCTCACAATGCCGCGCCGCGACGGCGTGACGTGCGCCAGCACCGAAGGGGCGGCAATGACCATCAACACGCCGCCCGCGAAGCCCGAGACGAAGCGCCACGCGAAGAACCACAGGAACGAAAGCGGCCACGCACAGGCAAAAAATGCCGCAACGACCAGCAGCATCATGACGCGCAGGATCGTCACGTTCGACGCATGACGCGACAATACGCGCGCGCCCAGCGCACCGGCGAGATAGCCGCCGAGGTTTGCTGCACCCAGGTAGGCCGCCGTCGAGGGCGCAAACCAGTGCGCGCCGATGATCGCAGGGAGCAGGGCGGTGTAGGCGAAGCGGGCAAAGCCGATACCGATGAGACTTGCGCAGGCGGCGCAAAGTGTGGCGCGCCAGGCGTTGAAAGGGGCGGTCGACGTGCCGCCGAGGACTGCATTGGACATGATGACTCCGGGGGACGCTGTGTCGCGTCGCGCATCGAACTGCGCGGCGCGCAAAGGCGATGGAGTCAGTGTAGGTTGCTGCGGTGCGTCAGAGAACGGCTGCGCGTTGGAAGTCATTCTTCCGCGCGGCGTACGAATCGACGCCCATTTAGCCCGTCCGTCGTGGTGGATTGCCGCTTAACGCTTGCCTGCCGCCAGCTTGTGCGCATGCGAGAAATGCTTGCGCAGTCGCGGCACTGCGAAGTCCACGAACGCACGGACCTTGGGCACGGCGAGTCGCCCTTGTGGCGTGATGACGTGCACCGGCATCGGCGGATGTTCGTAATTCTGGAGGACGATCTGCAACGCGCCGCGCTCCAGTTCGTCGACGATGTGATACGAGAGCATGCGCGCCACGCCGTGCCCGGCCACGACCGACGCGATGGCTGCCCGAATCGAGTTGACGATCAGTCGCGGGGTGAACTGGACGATCTGGGGCACGGTGCTGCGCCCCGTGGGCGGGAAGCGCCACGAGTCGATACCGAAATAGGTCATGGAAACGATGCGATGTTTCGACAGGTCGGCAGGCGTCTCGATGGGCGGGTGCGAGGCCAGATATTCGGGGGACGCGGCGATGACGCGTCGCACTTCGCCAACCTGCGTCGCCACCAGCGACGAGTCGGGCAGGTGTGCCACGCGTACCGCCACGTCGACGCCTTCGTCGATCAGGTTGACCGGCAGGTCGCTCATTTGCAGACGCACTACAACGTCCGGGTAGCGCTCGATGAACGCTTCGGCGATCTCGCGCATGAACGTCTCGCCAGCGGCGAGGGACATGGAGACGGTCAGTTGTCCGCGCGGTGCAGATCGTTCACCCGCGGCGATGACGTCGGCTTCATCCAGGTCGAGCAGAATGCGTCGGCACGCGGCCGCATAACGCTCGCCGGCGGCGCTGAGCTTGAGCGTGCGCGTGGTGCGATGGAGCAGCGCGGTGCCGGTGTGTGT
This window of the Pandoraea sputorum genome carries:
- a CDS encoding LysR family transcriptional regulator, which gives rise to MDRIDAMKVFVATVDEGSLAGAARRLGRSAAAVSRAIAYLETHTGTALLHRTTRTLKLSAAGERYAAACRRILLDLDEADVIAAGERSAPRGQLTVSMSLAAGETFMREIAEAFIERYPDVVVRLQMSDLPVNLIDEGVDVAVRVAHLPDSSLVATQVGEVRRVIAASPEYLASHPPIETPADLSKHRIVSMTYFGIDSWRFPPTGRSTVPQIVQFTPRLIVNSIRAAIASVVAGHGVARMLSYHIVDELERGALQIVLQNYEHPPMPVHVITPQGRLAVPKVRAFVDFAVPRLRKHFSHAHKLAAGKR
- a CDS encoding YbfB/YjiJ family MFS transporter, producing the protein MSNAVLGGTSTAPFNAWRATLCAACASLIGIGFARFAYTALLPAIIGAHWFAPSTAAYLGAANLGGYLAGALGARVLSRHASNVTILRVMMLLVVAAFFACAWPLSFLWFFAWRFVSGFAGGVLMVIAAPSVLAHVTPSRRGIVSGAIFAGLGLGIAASGTLVPLLLRQGLAQTWIGLGVLSLVLTVVAWRGWPANAPATAATAAHPRHRPAAPITLRSLYIEYALNAVALVPHMIFLVDYVARGLGKGLDAGANYWVLYGLGAIVGPLFVGHLADRIGFARALRVAYVAQMFAVILPVLGLGLPALIVSSMVMGAFTPGIVPLVLGRVNELLVHHPAAQKGAWSTATTSFATFQAGAAYGLSFLFAATSGNYSLLFVVGGVAMTLGLAVNLIAARMARA